The Gallus gallus isolate bGalGal1 unplaced genomic scaffold, bGalGal1.mat.broiler.GRCg7b scaffold_102, whole genome shotgun sequence genomic sequence AATCACCATTTTTtgcccccaaatcacccatttttcccccaaaccccccattcTACCCCAAAATCATccatttttgcccccaaatcacccatttttgccccccaaccccccattcTACCCCCAAATCACCCTTTTTTtgccccaacccccccattctttaacaaaaacatacattttgCCCCACAAATCCTCATTTTTGGCCCAAAGtcccccttttttccctcaAACCCCTCATTCTAtcccaaaatcacccattttttTTGCCCCCAAACCCTCATTTTTTGCCCCCAAATCACCTCTttctgcccccaaatcccccctttcGGACCCCCAAAAACGACAACAAAAGCAAGAATACAAAAACTGGGTTTTTTTTCGCCCCAAAATGGGGCCATTTGATCCCATTGTCCCAAAATGGTCATTTCTGCTCTGGGTTTTTTCACACTTTTTGGGgttctttggggtttttttttttgaggaaggACGcagagggggcggggcttagaAAGGGGGCGTGGTCGGGAGTGGGCGGGGCGTACGGAGGGGCGTGGTCAGGGATATGGTTGGCTTATGGAGGGGGCGTGGTCATTGGTGGGCGGGGCTTGAGAAAATTGTGGGCGGGGCTTATGGAGGGGACGTGGCCATTGGTGGGTGAGGTCAGGGGGCGTGGTCAGGAACGGGATTGGCTTAGGGAGGGGGGCGTGGTCAGTGGTGGGCGGAGCATGAGAACACTCAGATGTGGGCGGAGCTTGGGGGCGTGACCATTGGTGGGCGTGGCCTGAGGACGCTATGAAATGTGGGCAGGGCTTATCGAAGGGGAGTGATTAAGGGTAGGAGGGGCTTATAAAGGGAGCGTGGTCGATGTGGGCGGGGATTGGGGGCGTGGCCACCGATGGGATTGGCTCAGGGAGGGGGCGTGGTCATTGGTGGGCGGAGCCTGGGAACACTACGGAATGTGGGCGGGGCTTGTGGGGGGCGTGGTCATTGCTGGGCGGGGCATATGGGGGTGTTAGAAGGGTGGGCGGGGCTTATGGAGGGGGCGTGGTCAGGAATGGGATTGGCTCAGGTAGGGGGCTTGGTCATTGGTGGGCGGGGCTTGAGAAATCGAAATGTGGGCGGGGCTTATGAAGGGGGTGTGGTCATTGGTTGGCAGTATTTGGGGGCGTGGTCAAGGTGGGCGTGGCTTCTGGGGGGGGCGTGGCGTGACGATGGAGGGGCTTATGGATGAGTGGAGCCTATGGATGGGGGGGCGTGGCCGGAAGTGGGCGGGGCTCGTTGAGGGGTGGGGGTCAGGAGGGCCGCATTCTCATTGGGCGGGGCTCATGTGGGCGTGGTCAGCGAAGGGTGGGCGTGGCTTTCCGGCCCCGCCCACTGAAGCCGCCATTCGTCGGCAGCCAACTGGTGGCGTCGCGTCGACCAACCGGCGTCCTCCAATCCTGCGGGGTGGGCGGGGCGTTggaaagggggggaggggtgggggagtgACGTCACAATGGCGCGtttgtgacgtcacaatggggaGGATTATGACGTCATAATGGCGTACCGCGGAGGAAAGcgggtcccaatgtgtcccatAGGCGGGAGATTTCAGCCAACGTCGCCCATGGGACGGAGCCCGGAgctgttggggggggggaggggggatatagggggcgatggggggtgaaggggggggtggggtttggggtcatcCCCAAATGGGACCCAAatctgccccccatcccccccaaaCGGGTGTGAAAAGAGCAGAGATCAGCCCCAAATGGCCTGAGATCAGCCCCAAATtggaccccatagtgaccccaaatcgccccccaataacccccccaaaaaagcccATAATGACCCCAACCCACCACACGCTGAGCCCAACCCATCCCGTggtgaccccaaaaccaccccacagtgaccccaaaCCATCTCAGGACTCCCAGaccaccccataatgaccccaaagcaccccataatgcccccaaACCACCTCATAACGACACCAAACCACCTCAGGGCCCCTCAATtcaccccatagtgaccccaacccaccccataatgcccccaaactaccccataatgtccccaacccaccccattatgcccccaaaccaccccattATGCCCCCAAACtaccccataatgtccccaacccaccccatagTACCCTCAACCCACCCCATGgtgaccccaaaccaccccatAATGCCCCTAACCCACCTCATCAtgcccccaaaccaccccataatgaccccaaacaaccccataatgcccccaaACCACCTCAGGGCCCGTCAATTCACCCCATAGCGCCCTCAAACCACCCCCTAATGACCTCAAATCACCTCATAATGACCCCAAGccaccccataatgaccccaaatcaccccatagtgcccccaaatcaccccataacgaccccatacTCACGGCACCGGCGCAGGCGCTGCTGTAGGGGTCTGAgggcagcacccatgggtgccatGGGGGGGAGGTCGGCTCCCAGGAGCTCCTCCAGGAGCAGAGCGTGGGCGCAGCCCCGCAGTGGGGCGTCGGGGGGGGCCCCATCCCGCAACCCCACCCCGACCCAACCTGTGGCCGtccaatgggatttgggggtcacccaatggggtttgggggcacccaatggggtttgggggtcacTCAATGGGAGTTGGGGGCACccaatggggtttgggggtcacTCAATGAGAGTTGGGGGCACccaatggggtttgggggtcacTCAATGAGAGTTGGGGGCACtcaatgggatttgggggcacCCAATCGGAGATGGGGGTCACTCAATGGGAGTTGGGGGCAcccaatgggatttgggggtcacCCAGTGGGGTTTGAGGGCACccaatggggtttgggggtcacTCAATGAGAGTTGGGGGCACccagtggggtttgggggtcacTCAATGGGAGTTGGGGGCACccaatggggtttgggggtcacTCAATGGGAGTTGGGGGCACCCAATGGGTTTTGGGGACCCTTGTTGGGATTTGGGGACCCCCGTTGGGATTCTGGGGTCACACAATGGGATTCTGGGGTCACGCAATGGGATTTGGGGACCCCcgttgggatttggggtcccccaaTGGGACTTGGGGACCCCCACTGAGAGTTGGGGACACCCAGTAGGATTTGAGGACACCCAATGGGTTTTGGGGACCCCCATTGGGATTTGGGGACCTccattgggatttggggtcccccaaTGGGACTTGGGGACCTCCATTGGGATTTGGGGACCCCCATTGGGATTTGGGGACCCCCGTTGGTATTTGGGGCCCCCTAATGGGAGTTGGGGACACTCAAAGGGAGTTGGGGGCACCCAATAGGGTTTGGGGGTCACTCAATGGGATTTGGGGACACCCAGTAGGATTTGAGGACACCCAATGGGTTTCGGGGACCCCcgttgggatttggggtcccccgttgggatttggggtcccacCTTGGCTGGGTCTCAGCACGATGATGTAATCGGGGCTGCCGCATTCCACAGCCTTCCGGAACTCCGCTTCGCTATGGGGGCACCCAATGGGGTTggagaccccccccaaaatgtcccccccccccataatgtcccccccataatgtccccactCCCATAATGTCCCCACGCCCATAATATTccaccccataatgtcccctccccccccataaTGCCTCCCTCATTATATCCCCCCCCACAATGTcccccccataatgtcccctcccccccccaaaatgtcCCCCATAATATCCCCCCCATAATGCCCCTtcccccataatacccccccataatgtcccctcccccccttcctgtcccccccataatgtcccctcCCATTATATCCCCCCCCACAATGTcccccccataatgtcccctccccccataatatccccccataatgtccccactCCCATAATGTCCCCtccccccataatgtccccttcccccatactgtcccctccccccataatgtccccccaTAACGTCCCCTCCCCCCATAATGTCTCCCCCCCCATACTGTCCTCTTCTcccccccataatgtcccctccccccataatgtcccccccataatgtcccctccccccataatgtccccccaTAACGTCCCTTTCCCCCATAATATCCCCCTCATAATGTCCCCTTCCCCCATAATATCCCCCCCACAATGTCCCCtccccccataatgtccccccataatgtcccccccCATATTGTCCCCtccccccataatgtcccccccataatgtccccttcccccataatatcccccccacaatgtcccctccccccataatgtccccccaTACTGTCgcccccataatgtcccccccTTAATGTCCCCtccccccataatgtccccccaTACTGTCgcccccataatgtcccccccCCACATTGTCCCCTCCCCCCATACTGTCGCCCCCATAttgtcccctcccccccataatatcccccccataatgtcccctccccccataatgtccccccataatttcccccccaaattgtcccctccccccataatgtccccccaTACTGTCgcccccataatgtcccccccCATATTGTCCCCtccccccataatgtccccccataatgtcccccccacaatgtcccctccccccataatgtcccccccGTAatgtcccctcccccccataatatcccccccataatgccccccccccccccccccccatattgtCACCTCCCCACCAGGCTCTGTTTGGGGGCTCCCAGGCGGAGGCGGAGGCGGCTGCTGAAACctggggggacattggggggacattggggggacattgggggacattggggggacattgggggacattggaggacaatggggggacattgggggacaatgggggacgttgggggacaatggggggacattgggggacaatggggaggCATTGGGGACCAttggggggacaatggggggacattgggggacagtggggggcattggggacactggggggacaatggggggacattgggggacaatggggggcattggggaccattgggggggggcaatggggagacattgggggacagtggggggcattggggacattggggggacgttgggggacaatgggggacaatggggggacattgggggacaatggggggacattgggggacattggaGGACAGTGGGGGGATTGtgggacaatgggggacattagggggcattgggggacaatggggggacattgggggacaatgggggacgttgggggacaatgggggacaatggggggcattgggggacaatgggggacattgggggacattggggggcattggggaaCAATGGGGGGTcattgggggacaatgggggacgttgggggacaatggggggacattgggggacaatggggggcattgggggacatggggaggcATTGGGGACCATTGGGGGGACAATGgagggacattgggggacagtggggggcattggggacattgggggacaatggggggcattggggaccaTTGGGGGGGGCAAcggggggacattgggggacagtggggggcattggggacactgggggacaatggggggcattgggggacattgggggggaaaaatggggggacattgggggacaatggggggcattggggaccattgggggggaaaaatggggggacattgggggacaatggggggacactgggtgacaatggggggacattgggggacagtggggggcattggggacattgggggacaatggggggcattggggaccaTTGGGGGGACgttgggggacaatgggggacaatggggggacaTTCGGGGACATTGGAGGACAGTGGGGGGATTGTGGGACAATGGGCGGACAttgggggggcactgggggacattagggggcattgggggacaatggggggacattgggggacaatgggggacgttgggggacaatggggggacattgggggtcATTGTgggacagtggggacattggggggcattggggaacaatggggggttttgggggacattgggggacaatgggggtcatgggggggacattgggggacaatggggggacattgggggtcattgggggacattgggggacaatggggggacattgggggggcattgggggacattagggggcattgggggacaatggggggacattgggggacaatggggaggCATTGGGGACCAttggggggacaatggggggacagtggggggcattggggacattgggggacaatggggggcattggggaccaTTGGGGGGACgttgggggacaatgggggcaatggggggacattgggggtcATTGTgggacagtggggacattgggggggcattgggggacattggggacattggggggcattggggaacaatggggggctttgggggacattgggggacaatggggttcattgggggacattggggttcATTGGGGGACATTGGAGGACAATGGGGGGACATTAGGGGtcattgggggacattggggggacATTAGGGGtcattgggggacattgggggacaatggggggatattgggggacaatggggggcattgggggacatggggaggcATTGGGGACCATTGGGGGGACAATGgagggacattgggggacagtggggggcattggggacattgggggacaatggggggcattggggaccaTTGGGGGGGGCAAcggggggacattgggggacaatggggggcattgggggacattgggggggaaaaatggggggacattgggggacaatggggggacaTTGAGGGACATTGGAGGACAGTGGGGGGATTGtgggacaatgggggacattagggggcattgggggacaatggggggacattgggggtcATTGTgggacagtggggacattgggggcattggggaacaatggggggctttgggggacattgggggacaatggggggacaTTAGGGGtcattgggggacattggggttcattgggggacattgggggacaatggggggacaTTAGGGGtcattgggggacattggggggacATTAGGGGtcattgggggacattgggggacaatggggggcattgggggacatggggaggcATTGGGGACCAttggggggacaatggggggacattgggggtcattggggggcattgggggacattggggagCATTGGGGAACaatggggggctttgggggacattgggggacaatggggggcattggggggacattggggggcattggggggcaatggggaacattggggtcccattggcTCGCACTGACCGGGCAGCAGCGGTTCTTTGGGGTTGACCTCGCGGGGGGTCGGGACGGCCACGGTGACCCCCCCCTTATTTGGggtgggggttttggggtcggtGGGACCCCGTAAGGCCCCGCTGAGACCCCGTAAGGCCCCGCTGAGCGCCAGGCGGAGTCGGGGTCGGTTCAGGGTGGGGATGCAAAGAGAGCGCACGGCCGCCATGTTGGCCCCCAGGTGGGCCCCcgtcagcagcagcaccaggagccaCGTCAGCCTGCGGGACGCACACGGCACCTgtcaccttccaggacctgaatgGACGCACgtcaccttccaggaccctacAGAACccatgtgaccttccaggaccttatgGGACccatgtgaccttccaggaccctacAGAACccatgtgaccttccaggaccctatAGGACACgcatgaccttccaggacctgaatgGACGCACatcaccttccaggaccctacAGAACccatgtgaccttccaggaccttatgGGACccatgtgaccttccaggaccctacAGAACCCAtgtgatcttccaggaccttatCAAACAGacatgaccttccaggaccttataGGACCCACgtcaccttccaggacctacaGAACccatgtgaccttccaggaccttatgGGACccatgtgaccttccaggaccctacAGAACCCATgtggccttccaggaccttatgGGACccatgtgaccttccaggaccctacAGAACccatgtgaccttccaggaccttatgGGACCCATGTGACCGTCCAGGACCCTACAGAACccatgtgaccttccaggaccttaatggACACGCGTGACCTTCCAGGACTGTACAGAACCCAcgtgatcttccaggaccttgATGGACccatgtgaccttccaggacctgatTGGACGCACgtcaccttccaggaccctacAGAACccatgtgaccttccaggacctgaatgGACGCACatcaccttccaggaccctacAGAACCCATGcgaccttccaggaccttataGGACCCacgtgaccttccaggaccctacAGAACccatgtgaccttccaggaccttatcAAACACacatgaccttccaggaccttataGGACCtatgtgaccttccaggaccctacAGAACCCAtgtgatcttccaggaccttatCAAACAGacatgaccttccaggaccttaatggACACacatgaccttccaggacccgaCAGAACCCATGTGGCCTTCCAGGGCCTTATCAAACACacatgaccttccaggaccttataGGACCtatgtgaccttccaggaccctacAGAACCCAtgtgatcttccaggaccttatCAAACAGacatgaccttccaggaccttataGGACCCacgtgaccttccaggaccctacAGAACccatgtgaccttccaggaccttatgGGACCCATGTGACGGTCCAGGACCCTACAGAACccatgtgaccttccaggaccctatAGGACACGCGTGACCTTCCAGGACTGTACAGAACccatgtgaccttccaggacctgaatgGATGCACgtcaccttccaggaccctacAGAACccatgtgaccttccaggaccttatcAAACAGacatgaccttccaggaccttataGGACccatgtgaccttccaggaccctacAGAACCCATGcgaccttccaggaccttataGGACCCATGTGACCGTCCAGGACCCTACAGAACCCacgtgaccttccaggaccttaatggACACacatgaccttccaggaccctacAGAACCCAcgtgatcttccaggaccttgATGGACccatgtgaccttccaggacctgatTGGACGCACgtcaccttccaggaccctacAGAACccatgtgaccttccaggaccttatgGGACccatgtgaccttccaggaccctacAGAACCCATgtggccttccaggaccttatgGGACccatgtgaccttccaggaccctacAGAACccatgtgaccttccaggaccctacAGAACccatgtgaccttccaggacctgaatgGACGCACatcaccttccaggaccctacAGAACccatgtgaccttccaggaccttatcAAACACacatgaccttccaggaccttataGGACCtatgtgaccttccaggaccctacAGAACCCAtgtgatcttccaggaccttatCAAACAGacatgaccttccaggaccttaatggACACacatgaccttccaggaccctacAGAACccatgtgaccttccaggaccttatgGGACccatgtgaccttccaggaccctacAGAACCCacgtgaccttccaggacctgatTGGACGCACgtcaccttccaggaccctacAGAACccatgtgaccttccaggacctgatTGGATGCACgtcaccttccaggaccctacAGAACccatgtgaccttccaggaccttatgGGACccatgt encodes the following:
- the LOC121108943 gene encoding RUS family member 1-like, whose product is MAELSGPAPPCRKGALRRVAERVLLPSGFPHSVSPDYLQYQCWDSAQETVVNALGLLLALLLLPVLEGRPWLTWLLVLLLTGAHLGANMAAVRSLCIPTLNRPRLRLALSGALRGLSGALRGPTDPKTPTPNKGGVTVAVPTPREVNPKEPLLPGFSSRLRLRLGAPKQSLVGSEAEFRKAVECGSPDYIIVLRPSQGWVGVGLRDGAPPDAPLRGCAHALLLEELLGADLPPMAPMGAALRPLQQRLRRCPPGSVPWATLAEISRLWDTLGPAFLRGLEDAGWSTRRHQLAADEWRLQWAGPESHAHPSLTTPT